From the Buteo buteo chromosome 1, bButBut1.hap1.1, whole genome shotgun sequence genome, one window contains:
- the WBP1 gene encoding WW domain-binding protein 1: MERPGSGGAEGAWAALLGRQHQQAREYCPGVNNQPYVCETGHCCGETGCCTYYYELWWFWLLWTILILFSCCCAYRHRRAKLRLQQQQRQREINLIAYHGACNYPASMMDLRMLASFKLPAYEEVAHRPSTPPPPYSAILAQLSGPRGRLGSSSLTLSPSSENYTSCSCESSCATSPSSTSLSVQVTDETERSRASTPSEEGGTSSTGTGASWDLPPEEAPARGAPHKHALFSSTVDFFEADCHPCSDIEEGEEEEGGTAQEEGSSGGEHFRHRRLTGDSGIEVGRCQEEEEGEGEGTHLLGKAGPAPPSRCGLPGQGGGEGPSSPALPV; encoded by the exons ATGGAGCGGCCCGGGAGCGGCGGCGCCGAGGGGGCCTGGGCCGCGCTGCTGGGCCGGCAGCACCAGCAG GCCCGGGAGTACTGCCCGGGGGTGAACAACCAGCCCTACGTGTGCGAGACCGGGCACTGCTGCGGGGAGACCGGCTGCTGCACCTACTACTACGAGCTGTGGT GGTTCTGGCTCCTCTGGACCATCCTCAtcctcttcagctgctgctgcgcCTACCGGCACCGCCGGGCCAAGCTgcgcctgcagcagcagcagcggcagcgggAGATCAACCTCATCGCCTACCACGGTGCCTGCAACTACCCCGCCTCCATGATGGACCTCA ggatgctggcttCATTCAAGCTGCCTGCCTATGAGGAGGTGGCCCACCGGCCCAgcacgccgccgccgccgtacAGCGCCATCCTGGCCCAGCTGAGCGGGCCCCGCGGCCGCCTGGGCTCCAGCAGCCTCACCCTCTCGCCCAGCTCAGAGAACTACACCAGCTGCTCCTGCGAGTCGAGCTGCGCCAcgtcccccagcagcacctcgCTCTCGGTGCAGGTGACGGACGAGACGGAACGTAGCCGGGCCAGCACGCCCAGTGAGGAGGGTGGCACCAGCAGCACCGGTACCGGCGCCAGCTGGGATCTGCCCCCTGAGGAGGCACCAGCCCGCGGGGCCCCGCACAAACATGCCCTCTTCTCCTCCACCGTGGACTTCTTCGAGGCTGACTGCCACCCCTGCTCCGACATCGAGGAGGGCGAGGAGGAAGAGGGCGGCACGGcccaggaggaaggcagcagcggcggcgagCACTTCCGGCACCGGCGCCTGACGGGGGACTCGGGCATCGAGGTGGGGCgctgccaggaggaggaggagggcgagggcgagggcaCCCACCTCCTGGGCAAGGCCGGCCCTGCGCCCCCCTCCCGCTGCGGGCTGCCGGGCCAGGGGGGCGGCGAGGGGCCTAGCTCGCCCGCCCTGCCCGTCTGA
- the MOGS gene encoding mannosyl-oligosaccharide glucosidase yields the protein MAGERRRRGGEGPRERTRERGTRREREKEQQRGSSRGRTALVIAAALAAAALALGLAAAEWKRWNAAALLVTPHPAPPALPPGSTGPLASPQRFWGTYRPHVYFGMKTRSPRALVTGLMWLQQREGGGSLRHTCEQSDGLSRYGWLMHDGENFGVQEIRDEGLFLKTEFVKRPGGEHGGDWSWRITARMEGMGGPAPLLSLFFYVATDEQGTLEPHLENRTRLAAVTGTTEELGHFTLTFLRPTAEGGENPKYASYNYLEAASPGLHRLTEVVRSSLSDRFVFAPPGGPRRRFFAVDTFRGLPGEPPRGRLLLHQVTLEPPATVEVTFESGSAAGRPGRLASGALSAALSRHAAAFERRFEETFGLGRKSFPPPQRRFAQAALSDLLGGMGYFHGRSLVQSPLQERPVPAPEAALFTAVPSRSFFPRGFLWDEGFHQLLLARWDPALSREVIAHWLDLMNAEGWIPREQILGEEARAKVPPEFLLQHSETANPPTLLLALQRLLPSAPLPYLRRLFPRLRAWYDWYNRTQAGPLPLTFRWRGRDPQLERFLNPKTLASGLDDYPRASHPSPEERHLDLRCWMALASRVLAEVAERLGEPAGPYREMEEALSDNGLLERLHWAPELGAFADYGNHSTAVGLRWQRVAPAAPGQPPPAPQLVREVREAPRPRFVGALGYVSLFPLLLQLLRPDSPQLPAMLATMRSEQQLWTPFGLRSLARDSPLYMQRNTQHDPPYWRGSIWVNVNYLALRALRSYADAEGPQRERAAELYHELRHNLVANLYRQYAESGFLWEHYSDSTGRGQGCHPFAGWSALVVLVMAEDY from the exons ATGGCGGGCGAGCGGCGCCGACGCGGCGGGGAAGGACCCCGGGAAAGAACCCGGGAACGCGGGACCCGGCGGGAACGGGAAAAGGAACAACAACGGGGATCGAGCCGGGGACGAACAGCGCTGGTGATAGCGGCGGCGTTGGCTGCGGCGGCGTTGGCCCTGGGCCTGGCGGCGGCTGAATGGAAACGGTGGAACGCGGCCGCCCTCCTCGTtaccccccaccccgctccccccgcTCTTCCCCCCGGTTCTACCGGGCCTCTCGCCTCGCCCCAACGTTTCTGGGGCACTTACCGGCCTCACGTTTACTTCGGGATGAAGACACGCAGCCCACGGGCTCTCGTTACCG GACTCATGTGGCTTCAGCAACGCGAAGGAGGCGGCAGCTTACGTCACACCTGCGAGCAGAGCGACGGTTTGTCGCGGTACGGCTGGTTGATGCACGACGGGGAAAATTTCGGGGTGCAGGAGATCCGTGACGAAGGATTGTTCTTGAAAACCGAATTCGTTAAACGACCGGGTGGGGAACACGGAGGGGATTGGAGTTGGCGCATCACCGCACGGATGGAG GGCAtgggcggcccggccccgctcctctccctcttcttctACGTCGCCACAGATGAGCAGGGGACGCTGGAGCCGCACCTGGAGAACAGGACCCGGCTGGCCGCCGTGACGGGGACGACGGAGGAGCTGGGACACTTCACCCTCACCTTCCTCCGACCCACGGCAGAGGGCGGGGAGAATCCCAAATATGCCAG CTACAACTACCTGGAGGCGGCGAGCCCGGGGCTGCACCGCTTGACCGAGGTGGTGCGGAGCAGCCTGAGTGACCGCTTTGTCTTTGCCCCGCCGGGAGGGCCGCGTCGCCGCTTCTTCGCTGTCGACACCTttcgggggctgccgggggagccCCCGCGTGGGcgcctgctgctgcaccagGTGACTTTGGAGCCGCCCGCTACGGTGGAGGTGACTTTCGAGTCGGGCAGCGCGGCGGGCCGGCCCGGGCGGCTGGCGAGTGGGGCGCTGTCGGCGGCGCTGTCGCGGCACGCGGCTGCCTTCGAGCGGCGCTTCGAGGAGACCTTCGGGCTGGGCCGCAAGAGCTTCCCCCCGCCGCAGCGACGCTTCGCCCAGGCCGCCCTCAGCGACCTGCTGGGGGGAATGGGCTACTTCCACGGGCGCTCGCTGGTGCAGTCCCCGCTGCAGGAGCGCCCTGTGCCCGCCCCCGAGGCCGCCCTCTTCACCGCTGTCCCCTCCCGCTCCTTCTTCCCCCGCGGCTTCCTCTGGGACGAGGGcttccaccagctcctgctggcGCGCTGGGACCCAGCCCTGAGCCGCGAGGTGATCGCCCACTGGCTGGACCTGATGAACGCCGAGGGCTGGATCCCCCGTGAACAGATCCTGGGGGAGGAGGCGCGGGCCAAAGTGCCCCCCGAGttcctcctgcagcacagcGAGACGGccaacccccccaccctgctgctggcactgcagcggctgctgccctcCGCCCCCCTGCCCTACCTGCGCCGCCTCTTCCCCCGCCTGCGCGCCTGGTACGACTGGTACAACCGGACGCAGGCTGGACCCCTGCCCCTCACCTTCCGCTGGCGCGGCCGCGACCCCCAGCTCGAGCGCTTCCTCAACCCCAAGACGCTGGCCTCGGGGCTGGACGACTACCCCCGCGCCTCCCATCCCTCGCCCGAGGAGCGGCACCTGGACCTGCGCTGCTGGATGGCGCTGGCCTCCCGGGTGCTGGCGGAGGTGGCCGAGCGGCTGGGGGAACCGGCCGGGCCCTACCGGGAGATGGAAGAGGCGCTGAGCGACAACGGCCTGCTTGAGCGGCTGCACTGGGCCCCGGAGCTGGGCGCCTTCGCCGACTACGGCAACCACAGCACGGCGGTGGGGCTGCGCTGGCAGCGGGTGGCGCCGGCGGCCCCGGGacagccccccccggccccccagcTGGTACGGGAGGTGCGGGAGGCGCCGCGGCCCCGTTTTGTGGGGGCCCTGGGCTACGTCAGCCTCTtcccgctgctgctgcagctcctgcgcCCCGACTCGCCGCAGCTGCCCGCCATGCTGGCCACCATGCGCAGcgagcagcagctctggacgCCCTTTGGGCTGCGCTCCCTGGCCCGTGACAGCCCCCTCTACATGCAGCGCAACACCCAGCACGACCCCCCGTACTGGCGCGGCTCCATCTGGGTCAACGTCAACTACCTGGCCCTGCGGGCGCTGCGCAGCTACGCTGACGCTGAGGGGCCACAGCGGGAGCGGGCGGCGGAACTCTACCACGAGCTGCGCCACAACCTTGTGGCCAACCTGTACCGGCAGTACGCCGAGAGTGGCTTCCTCTGGGAGCACTACAGTGACAGCACCGGGCGCGGCCAGGGCTGCCACCCCTTCGCTGGCTGGTCCGCGCTGGTTGTGCTGGTGATGGCTGAGGACTATTAG
- the LOC142034664 gene encoding programmed cell death protein 4-like, with protein sequence MAVPAAELGAADRVPFATGPCPAAAEEEEEDGDEELLGAGGPRTWTPQEKLLHEARLKAKAKRRLRRTSSRDSARESLSEGAEPGPEPGSPKGRTHDRRSRMGKGRGLPKKGGAGGKGVWGAPGVVYGYQEPDARDPNYDEVAQGDTVYATVVPELEEGELEKNVQPMVLEYFEHGDTSEVMELLRGLNLGSRRHAVPSLAVALALEGKASHRELTSRLLSDLVGHVVTPEDIAWAFDKMLRDLPDLILDTPEAPQMLGQFIARAVADHALPLDFLERYKGRVDCEHARAALDRAAVLLRIKRDVNRLDNVWGVGGGQRPVKHLVKEMNLLLREYLLSGEVSEAEHCLRELEVPHFHHELVYEAVVMVLEGSGEGPVAMMVTLLKVLWETGLVTLDQMNRGFQRVYEELGDISLDVPLAHSLLERLVELCFDRGIITRALRDACPARGRKRFVSEGDGGQVKQ encoded by the exons ATGGCCGTCCCCGCCGCCGAGCTGGGCGCCGCTGACCGCGTCCCCTTCGCTACG GGCCCCTGCCCGGCGGctgcggaggaggaggaggaggatggggacgAGGAGCTGTTGGGGGCCGGGGGTCCCCGCACCTGGACCCCCCAGGAGAAGCTGCTGCACGAGGCGCGGCTGAAGGCCAAGGCCAAGCGGCGGCTGCGGCGTACCTCGTCCCGGGACTCGGCCCGCGAGTCGCTCTCCGAAGGTGCCGAGCCTGGCCCCGAGCCCGGCAGCCCCAAGGGCAGGACCCACGACCGCAGGTCCCGCATGGGCAAGGGCCGCGGGCTGCCCAAGAAAG GCGGTGCCGGAGGCAAGGGCGTGTGGGGTGCCCCCGGCGTGGTCTACGGCTACCAGGAGCCTGATGCTCGTGACCCCAACTACGACGAGGTGGCTCAG GGGGACACAGTCTATGCCACCGTGGTGCCTGAGTTGGAGGAGGGGGAGCTGGAGAAGAACGTGCAGCCCATGGTGCTGGAGTACTTCGAGCATGGGGACACCAGCGAGGTCATG gagctgctgcgggggCTGAACCTGGGCAGCCGTCGGCACGCGGTGCCCTCGCTGGCGGTGGCCCTGGCGCTGGAGGGCAAGGCCAGCCACCGCGAGCTGACCTCCCGCCTCCTCTCCGACCTGGTGGGCCACGTCGTCACCCCCGAGGACATCGCCTGGGCCTTTGACAAGATGCTGCGGGACCTGCCCGACCTCATCCTCGACACCCCCGAGGCCCCCCAG ATGCTGGGTCAGTTCATCGCCCGTGCGGTGGCCGACCACGCGCTGCCCCTGGATTTCCTGGAGCGCTACAAGGGGCGCGTGGACTGCGAGCACGCCAG GGCCGCCCTCGACCGCGCTGCCGTCCTGCTGCGCATCAAGCGCGACGTCAACCGGCTGGACAACGTCTGGGGCGTGGGGGGCGGCCAGCGCCCCGTCAAGCACCTCGTCAAGGAG ATGAACCTACTGCTGCGGGAATACCTGCTCTCCGGGGAGGTGTCGGAGGCTGAGCACTGCCTGCGGGAGCTGGAGGTGCCACACTTCCACCACGAGCTGGTGTatgag GCGGTGGTGATGGTGCTGGAAGGCTCCGGGGAGGGGCCCGTGGCCATGATGGTGACGCTGCTGAAGGTGCTGTGGGAGACGGGGCTGGTGACGCTGGACCAGATGAACCGG GGCTTCCAGCGGGTGTACGAGGAGCTGGGGGACATCAGCCTGGACGTGCCGCTGGCTCACAGCCTCCTGGAGCGGCTGGTGGAGCTCTGCTTCGACCGCGGCATCATCACCAGGGCCCTGCGGGATGCCTGCCCCGCCAG GGGCCGGAAGCGCTTCGTGAGCGAGGGCGATGGGGGACAAGTCAAGCAGTGA
- the INO80B gene encoding INO80 complex subunit B: MSKAWRRGRMEGGEHGEEAEAGGGHGSHKKKHKKHKKKHKKKHHHEAVGPPPPPAPEPAAGLRKPQLKLKIKLGGQILGTKSVPTFTVVPEAPRSPSPLMVVDEEEEPTEGVPIEQYRAWLDEDSNLDPSPLPDLDSESCFPAREEEEEEEERWLDALEKGELDDNGELKKEVDESLLTARQKALLHKQQSQPLLELPMGYKAKELTEEMLVKREERARKRRLQAAKKAEENKNQTIERLTKTNKAKVKTLRERKAKQAPCPVVHYCNATDRITVSFPAGMALPLLPAPAPPVPPPVLCGVAGCSNHKRYSCSRTGLPLCSLACYRRNLQLQEAAA; encoded by the exons ATGAGCAAGGCCTGGCGGCGCGGCAGGATGGAGGGCGGCGAGCACG ggGAAGAGGccgaggcgggcggcgggcacGGTTCCCACAAGAAGAAGCAcaagaagcacaagaaaaagcacaagaagaagcACCACCACGAGGCGGtggggccgcccccccccccggcccctgaGCCCGCCGCCGGCCTGCGCAAGCCCCAGCTCAAACTCAAGATCAAGCTGGGGGGGCAGATCCTGGGCACCAAGAG CGTGCCCACCTTCACGGTGGTCCCCGAGGCGCCGCGCTCGCCCTCCCCGCTGATGGTGGTGGACGAAgaagaggagcccacggaggggGTGCCCATCGAGCAGTACCGGGCCTGGCTGG ATGAGGACAGCAACCTGGACCCCTCGCCCCTGCCGGACCTGGACtcagaaagctgctttcccGCccgcgaggaggaggaggaggaggaagagcgtTGGCTGGATGCTCTGGAGAAGGGTGAGCTAGATGACAACGGGGAGCTCAAGAAGGAAGTGGATGAGTCGCTGCTGACAGCCCGACAG AAAGCCCTCCTGCACAAGCAGCAGAGCCAGCCGCTGCTGGAGCTGCCCATGGGCTACAAGGCAAAGGAGCTGACGGAGGAGATGCTGGTGAAGCGGGAGGAGCGGGCCCGCAAGCGGCGCCTGCAGGCGGCCAAGAAGGCAGAGGAGAACAAGAACCAGACCATCGAGCGCCTGACCAAGACCAACAAGGCCAAGGTGAAGACGCTGCGAGAGCGCAAGGCCAAGCAAGCCCCCTGCCCCGTCGTCCACTACTGCAACGCCACCGACCGCATCACCGTCTCCTTCCCGGCGGGCATGGCCCTGCCGCTgctgcccgccccggccccccccgtgCCGCCCCCAGTCCTCTGCGGTGTCGCCGGCTGCTCCAACCACAAGCGTTACTCCTGCTCCCGCACCGGCCTGCCGCTCTGCAGCCTGGCCTGCTACCGGAGGAacctccagctgcaggaggcCGCAGCAtag